GCCCAAACTTACTGATCAGAATGGCAATGATCAGTGGTCCACCCGCCAGTCCCAGCTTCACAGGCTGTGGTATCCCCGGAATCATGAAGGGAATGCTGCCCACCAGTACGCCCAGTGCGATGCCGATGAAGATGGAGATCAGGTTTGGTTCACGCAGTCGTTTCATCGAGTTGCCCAGGAATTTCTCCACGTTGGCAATCGCTTCTTCCGATCCCACCACCGTGACGCGGTCGCCCAGCTGTAGCTCCAGCCGTGTATCGGCAATCAGGTCCACACCGGCACGGTTCACCCTTGTGATGTTGACGCCGAAGAGGTTGCGCAGGCGCAGGTTACCGATGGAACGTCCATTCACTGCAGAGCGCGTGATGGAGATCCTGCGGGAGACAAGCTGTGAATCGAGCTTGGCCCACTCCTCCCTGTTCATGTCGATGCGTTTACCAATGAGTGCTTCAATCGCTTCGATGTTCTTCAGGTTGGAGACCACCAGCACCCGGTCCCCATCCTCCAGTTTCGTTTCTGTTTGGGGAACAACCAGCTCACCGCTCCGTGCATGCAGCACCCGTGAGATGACAAACTCACGATCGATCAGCTTCTTGATCTGCCTGATGTTCTTACCCATGATGGCGGGATTAAGCACATTGAGGGTGAACATCTGAGCCTCCGTCTGTTTCGAATCGTTCATCTGATCCAGACGCTTGTTCTCCTGTGTGAGGTTGATGCGAAAAATGTAACGGAACAGCACCAGTGAGAGGATGATGCCCACCACTCCCAACGGATAGGCAACCGCATAGGCAGTGGCAATGGTAGGATCGGTGCTGCCGGTGGCATCGGTAAAGGTCTGCTGTGCCGCTCCCAGACCGGGCGTGTTGGTGACGGCACCCGAGAGGATGCCTACCATCGTGGCAATAGGCAAACCGGTAAGCAGGTGAATCACGATGGTGGTGGCAACACCCAGGAAAACAACACCCGAAGCCAGCAGGTTGAGAGTGATCCCTCCCTGCTTGAAGGAGGAGAAGAAGCTGGGGCCCACCTGCATCCCTATGGAGAAGATGAAAAGGATCAAACCGAACTCTTTCAGGAAATGAAGGAGCTCAGGTTCGATGAGAAGGCCCAGGTGACCGAGAAAAATACCGAAGAAAAGGATCCAGGTGGTACCCAATGAGATCCCGAAGATCTTGAGTTTACCCAGCAGGAGTCCAATGGCAATTACCACTGCCAAGATCAGGATCGAATGCGCAATACCCGATCCGCTAATAAGTTCAACAAACCATTCCATTCTGTAATAACCTAAAATTGTGTAACAAGCTGCAAAGGTAACCCTTTTTTCACTTCTTTACAAAAGTTGTGGCCACCCAACGATCCATCTCCCTCAAATGATCAAAAGAAAGACCCAACTCATTTGCCCGTGCACGGATGGCGGGCAGGTCATCTAGGTAGAAGCCGCTCATGACAATGACTCCCCCCTTCTCCATCACTGCCTCATAGCGTGGCAGATCCTGTAACAGGATGTTGCGGTTGATGTTGGCAAAGATCACCTCATACCGCTCTGCGCCCAACAGTTCCGCTCCTCCCTGCTCAACACGTATGGATGTCATGCCGTTCAATCCCACATTCTCCACGGCATTGTGATAGGCCCACTCTTCAATGTCGATGGCAGTCACGGGGGCAGCGCCCTTCATGGCAGCCAGGATGGCCAGCACCCCGGTGCCGCACCCCATGTCGAGCACACTTTTCCCGTTCAGCTCCATCGCCAGGATCTCCTTCAATATCAGGAGTGTCGTCTGATGATGGCCTGTGCCGAACGACATCTTCGGATCAATCACGATGGGATAACGACATGCCTTGTCGGGTTGATGAAACGAACTGTGGATGCAACACTCATCCTCAATGACAATGGGTTTGAAGTAGTTCTTCTCCCACTCTTCATTCCAGTTCTTGTCTTCCAGAGTGTGGATGGAATAGCTGATCTCCACCTCCAACGGGAGGTCGGTAAGCACCTGTTGCAGCGCCGACTGGCTGAAAAGCGGCTGAGGGATGTAGGCTTCCAAAGCATCTTCACCTCTCACAAATGATTCAAATCCTATCTCTGCCAACATTGCAGATAGGATGTCGGTGATCATCTCACTGTAGGGATCACATTTGAACAGAACCTGGTTGTATTGCATCTTAACGTGAGTTCGGGATAAGAAAAGCATAAAAAAAGTTGTGATATAGGGAGATTATTTGTATATTTATAGCTGATAATCAAACAAATAACAAACATCAGCCCTATGATCACAACAGACAAAGTTATTGAAATATTTTGTATTGCCGACGATTTTTGTGCAGAATATGAGAATGAAATTCAGAATCATCAACTTCAAGCCGGGGGTACAACTAAAAGGAGAAACAGGAAAACGCAAATGTCCCAGAGCGAGATTATTGCCGTGATGGTCTGTTTCCACTGCGGAACCTTCCATAATTTCAAGAATTATTACCTGTTTTATATTTGCAAACACATGAAGAGCTATTTTCCAAATGCCGTTTCCTACAACCGTTTTGTCGAGTTGCAACCCAGGGTGATTGTACCTTTCATGCTCTTGCTCAAACTCTTTGGATTTGGTGAATGCACAGGCATTACATATGTGGATAGCACTCCCATTAAAGTATGTCATAACAAGCGTATACACTCGAATAAAGTATTCAGGGATCTGGCACAAAGAGGGAAAAGTACGATGGGCTGGTTTTTTGGATTCAAGCTTCATCTGGTCTGTAACGAAAAGGGTGAATTGCTGAATTTCTCTCTCACAAAAGGCAATGTCGACGATAGAAACCCTGACGTAATCAATGTTCTTACCAAAGATCTTTTCGGTAAACTATATGCAGACAAGGGTTACATCAGCACAAAGCTCTTCGAGATGCTGTTTGACCAGGGTGTTCATTTAGTGACCGGTATACGCTCAAATATGAAAAATTCCCTGATGTCATTCCGCGACAAGATTCTCTTACGCAAAAGATCTGTAATTGAGTCCATCAATGATGAACTGAAGAATATCTGCCAGATAGAACATTCAAGGCATCGTTCCACACATAATTTCATCATGAACATAATTGCTGCATTGGTGGCATATTGTTTCTTTCCCAAAAAGCCTTCAATCAAATTTGAAGTGGAAAAGTCAAGTCAATTAACCATTTGGGGATAATATGTTATCCCGAACTCACGTTCTTAGTCTCTTTCGGGCTTAATTTCTCCCACAAATGTACGACAATCTTTTTGATACCGGAAAATGTAAAAAAAATCTATTTGCCATTCTCATATGTTTATTAGTGTTACAAAAGATGTGAAATTTGAGAGGAAGCTATCCGCAAGCTTCATTTTTTGTTTACTTTTACCCACCAAATGAGCCGCACACATTGGCCGGAGCAGTGGTTTTGCTTCCGTTAAGCCTGTCGGCCCACTGAGAACATTCATTAGAAGATCACCTATGTATAAGATTATCATACTGCTTGCATTTTTCTCCATCACCTTGCCCAATCTGCTGCATGGGCAACAATCCAAGGCGCAGCAACTGGTTGAAGAAGGAGTGGCACTCCATGACCAGGGTGAATATGAAGAGGCGATGGCCAAATATCGTGAAGCGTTGGCATTCGATCCCGGACTGATACAGGCTGTTTATGAAATGTCACTCACCTCTCTCGAGCTGAAAGACTATGCGGGAGCAGAGAAGTACAGCAGTGAAGTGATTGCATCCGATGAGAAAAAGCTGGCCATCGGCGCCTATGCCGTCAAGAATGAAGTCCTCCTGGAAACCGATCGTGCCGATGAAGCCATCGCCTTCCTGCAGGAGGGTCTGGAGAAGTATGGCGACGATTACCTGCTCCACTTCAACCTGGCGCTCAACTATTACAAGCAGGGTGAGAGCGGGAAGGCGCTGACACATGTCAGAAGGGCTATAGACGTTGACAAGAGCCACAGCGGAGCGTTTCTACTCAATGCCTATCTGCTGAACGACCATGGCCTCTGGGTGCAGAGCATCCTCTCATTCCAGATGTTTCTACTCCTGGAACCCGACAGCGACCGTTCAAAGAACGCCTTCGAGGAGCTGTTGCAGACCATGTCCATCAGGAAGAGCGAGGAACCTGTAGAACGCTCCTTCATACAGCAACAGATGATGCGCAACAAAACCGTACAGAGCAATAAGAGTGAAGAGACACCGCCGCTCACACCCGAGGAGAACCTCGACCGCAGCCTTGTATACGGTGCCATCACTGCAACCATCGACTCACTGCAGGCGGGTGACAACGAAGCCGATCCATTCCTGTTGTTCACAACCGTGAACCGCTCCATCATGAAGGTCCTCGAGGCGGAGAGCATCGGCCACAAAGAGGGGGTCTTGTGGACCTACTACATCCCTTTTTTCACCCATATAGAGCAATCTGACTTTTTCGAAACCTACTGCCGTTACATCAGCGTCTCCTACTACCCCGAATCATTGCAATGGTGGCAGGAGAACGAAGAGGCCGCGGGAAATTTTGTACGATGGTTTGAAAATGGTGATGCAAGCTGAGCGGGTAGCGAAAAATATCTTACCTTTGTCCTGAATGCCATACCTATGGAAATGAACAACGAGGAAACCTTACTGGAAGCACTTCGGAATCCGCACACCATCAGACAGGGGTTTGCCGATCTGGTCGCCGCCTACAGCGAACGACTCTACTGGCAGATACGAAAAATGGTGCTTTCGCACGACGATGCCAACGACATCCTCCAGGATGTGTTTGTGAAGGCATGGACAAACCTGGAGAACTTCCGCGGCGACGCCAAGCTTACCACCTGGCTCTATCGGATTGCCATCAACGAAAGCATCACCTTCCTGAACAAGAAACGAAGCCAGAACAACATCTCAATTGATGAGGATGACTCTTTCCTGATCAACGTGCTGGAAAGTGATGATTATTTCGACGGTGATGAGGCAGCGCTGCAGCTGCAGAAAGCGATCCTCACCCTGCCGGAAAAGCAGCGTCTTGTTTTTCAGATGAAATATTTCGATGAGATAAAATATGATGAGATGTCAGACATTCTCGGCACCTCCGTGGGGGCATTGAAAGCATCTTATCACCATGCAGTTAAAAAAATTGAAAAGTTTTTAGGAGAAGAAGATTAAACCTTTTACAGGGCCATGCGTCTATTCAACAGTAGGCCCCAAAAAGGAACGGCATCGAAAGAGCATGAACATCAATATAGAAGTACCGTATGAAATCTCATTTCAACAAATTAGAAGAAATAGATCGCAAACGAAATCCATTTAAAGTCCCAGACAACTATTTCGCCCGATTGAATGAAGAGATCATGAATCATCTCCCGGAAAAAGAGATCTTTCCACCGCGAACGGTTCCTCTTTGGGATAAGGTGAAACCCTGGGTCTATATGGCAGCGATGTTTGTCGGTCTCTACATCACCATTCAGTTTCTCACACGGCAGGCTGACAATGACAATGTAGCATCCCGTCAGTCGGTGGTCCAGATTCAGGAAAGTTACTGGTCAACGGTGCAGGTCACCGAGGAGGAGTTCTACCAATATCTGGAGGAGCAGCTGGTGGAAGAGGGTTATTTTGATTACATGTATGATCAATATTATCTCAATTGATGATACAACGCACATACCATAGAGTTATGAAAAGAAATATCATATTGTTGATTTGTTTGATTCTGTTGCCACTGCAGGTGATGACCCTCACCGCACAGGAGAGGAAGATGAACATGGCAGATTACGAGAAACGAAAAAAAGAGTTTGTAGAGAAAGAGGCAGGGCTCAGCAAGGCGGAAGCTGTCAAATACTTCCCCCTCACCAACGAACTGACAAAAAAGAAGTTCGAACTGCATCGCAAACACAGGGAAAAGGTGCAACGCATCAAGGACAACAGCAACATCTCGGAGGCGGAGTACAGAAAATTACTGGATGACGATGTGGATTTGAAGATGAAAGAGGCAGCCCTGGAGAAGGAATATGCACCCAGATTTGAGAAGGTGCTCACCCCGGAGAAGCTCTACAGGGCACAGCAAGCCGAACGGCAGTTCATCCAGAAAGAGGTTACCAACTTCAGGAACAATAGTGAGAGAAGCCGTGGCAGATAACGCCCCCATCCAGCAACCGTCACACTACAATACAAGCAACTGCGAGCCGTAAAAAGATGCAGCAGACAGTTCACAAAATAATACCGGTCTCAAGCCGGTATTTTTTTGTGTGGAGCATGATGCACCAATCAGTATATTTAATTGCTGTCATGCATCAAAAAAGTGCTAAATTTTAAGAGTACACTACAAGATATATGTATAAATTAAGCCTACATTTGTGTCTGGTACGTATAAATGATAATAACATCATATTATGAGTTTACTTAAATCTGGCAATTTACTTTATCTTGTTCTAATACTATTTCTAGGATTAAACTCATGTGACGACACAGAAAAAGTAGTTCTGGAGCCGAAAATTGATTCTTTTACGTTGCAACCTGAATTCAATAATAGTTTAGATAAAGTTGTAGTGGGAGAAAAATATGGCATTGAAATCAAGTTAGTTATTCCACACAATGTATCACTTAAAAACCTTGTTGTTTCCTTTCAATTTGTGGGTGTCAAGGTTGAGGTAAATAATGTAGAACAAATTAGCAATATAACATCAAACGATTTCAGTCAACCTGTCAAATATAAGGTTTATGGAATTAATAGTGAACCACTGGAATACACGGTTACTGTTACGAATGAACGACTTCGACTGCCGCAAGTTTACGTAGATGTAGAAGATCATCAGGAGTACAGGGATGATGAGAAGGGAACATATAAGAATATCACTCTGAGAGTCCTGGATGCTGATAACTATTATACCAGTATCACAGATTTCAATGCTGTAGGTGAAATGAAGGGCAGAGGCAATTCAACCTGGTATGGTGTTCCAAAAAAACCTTTTAGAATAAAACTGGGAAAGAAAAGTTCTCTGCTGGGCATGAGTACCGATAAAAACTGGGCTCTTCTTGCAAATTATTACGACAAGACGCTATTGCGTAATCTAACCGCTTTCGAGATATCAAGGATTGCTGAAATGTCATGGACTCCAAATTCCATAAGCGTTGATTACTATATGAATGGCACATACAGAGGAGTATATACCCTTACTGAACATGTAAGCGTGACAGACGAAAGATTGAATATGGAGTTGGTTTCGGAAGACGATAACTCCGGAGATGCATTAACCGGTGGATATTTCCTGGAACTTGATTTTCATTTCGACGAACCCTACAAATTTAAAACAGACAGGAAGGGGCTTCCCATCATGTTTAAAGATCCGGAAGAGCCAACAACAAATCAGTTCAATTATGTAAGGGACTTTTTTAATACTGCAGAAGAAGTTCTTTATTCAGAAAATTTTACTGATCCTGTTGAAGGCTATCGAAAATATATAGATGTACCCTCGTTTATAAACTATTATATCGTTCAGGAATTGGCGAAAAATGTGGATGGCAATTTACGTGGCAGCTGCTATATGGCAATACGAAATAAGGGAAAAATAGAGTTCCCGCTTGTATGGGACTTCGATCTTGCTTTTGGAAATGCCGATTATATTACCTGGGAACAGGGTGCTACTTCCAGTGAATGGGATGGATGGTTTATAAAAACCCAATCACCCTGGTTTGATCGTTTATTCCAGGATCCTCAATTTGTAGGTGAAGTTAAAAGTCGATGGAATGAGTTGAAACCTGAATTAGACAGGATTCCGGATTATATCAGTGCACATGCAGATCTATTGGATGATTCACAGGAAAAGAACTTCAGTCCCAAGCCAATTGGCGCTGGCTGGAGTATCACAGACAAACAATGGAATACAAGTAAAATCAGAGGTTCGTATGATAAAGAGGTGGAATATCTGATTTATTTTGTTGAAAAACGTCTGGAATGGTTGGATACAAATATAAACGCTCTTAAATAGTTGCAATTCATAATCACCGGGAGGCAACAAAAAAACACACAGTCCACGCATCAATGTGCGTATAACTGTGTGCAAGTTGTGGAGCTGGAGGGAGTCGAACCCTCGTCCAAACGAGGAAGCAATCTGCTTTCTACATGCTTAGCTTCATTTGGGTTGTCGGGAAAGAGCGCGACTGAAGCCACCATACTCAATCCTTATCTTCTTAATTTTCAGAAGGGTGCCGAAGCCTCACCCAACCTATCTCCGATTTACCTGCACCACCTGATCGGAACGCTTCGAAGCCACAGCTTCCGGGTGATGTCTTGTTCCGCCACCTGGTGGCAGAATTAAGCGTTAACCTACTATACTTCGGTTACGCAGCAAGAGCGTAATTGTTGTTGCCAGTTACTTGTTTGCCTGCCGGGATTAAAGTGCCGACCGACCGCGCACTGCATGCTTACAAACCTCTTCTACCCGCTGTCAAAGCCAAACAGCCCCGGTAGAACCTGAAACACAAAAGCGCCCAGGCGATTGTAAGACGCAAAGATACCCAAAAGGTTTAACAGCCACAACTTCTCCGCTCAATTTTTTGTTGCGACCTTGCTGAGGAGCGCTCAGCCCCTCCATTCTGTCATTTTTATGCAGAAATAGCATCCCCAACCCGCAAATTTATCCTATTTTTGTAAAATAAATTACACATCGAAATCAACATCCGGAATCAAAATGAACAAGATTGTTGGGAAAGAGTATTTCTCCGATAAGGTGGTGAAGTTTGAGGTAGAGGCACCGCTCATCGCCAGGAGCCGCCGTGCGGGACACTTCGTCATCGTACGCGTGGGCAAGAAAGGGGAACGGGTCCCCTACACCATCGCCTCAGCCGACCCGCAGAAAGGAACCATCACACTGGTCATCCAACGAGTGGGCAAGTCGTCCGAAAAAGTGTGTCAGCTGGAGGTGGGTGACTATATCACCGACATGGTGGGACCGCTGGGCAAGGCCACCCACATTGAGCAATTCGGCACGGTGGTCTGTGCCGGTGGCGGTGTGGGTGTCGCCCCCATGCTGCCCATCATCGAAGCGATGAAAGCGGCGGGCAATAAGGTGATCTCCGTACTGGGCGCCCGCTCGAAAGATCTGATCATCCTTGAGGATCAGGTGCGTGCCCACTCCGACGAGGTGATCATCATGACCGACGACGGCTCCTACGGAGAGAAAGGGTTGATCACACAAGGCGTGGAGAAGGTGATCCAGCGCGAGAAGGTCGACCTCTGCGTCACCATCGGCCCGGCCATCATGATGAAGTTCGTCTCGCAGCTGACAAAGAAGTACGAGGTACCCACCATCGCTTCGCTCAACACCATCATGGTAGACGGCACCGGCATGTGTGGTGCCTGTCGTGTGACGGTGGGCGGCAAGACCAAATTCGTCTGCATTGACGGACCCGAGTTCGATGCGCACCAGGTCGATTTCGACGAGATGCTGATGCGCTTAAAAGCATATAACTAACACATTACAACAGTTCTCCAAAGCCACACTTCAACAGCGGGGCGGCAGGAGAATGAGAGAGGAACAATATGAGCGATTATTTACAGGCCGAACGGGCACAGGAGTGGCGTGAAGCGTTGCGCAAATCGATGAAGAACAAAGATCGCACCAACCTCCCTAGGGTGCAGATGCCGGAGGTAGACCCGGAGGTGCGGAGTCACACCTATGATGAGGTGAACCTGGGACTTACCGTAGAGCTGGCCACCGGCGAGTCACACCGCTGTCTCGACTGTGTGGATCCCACCTGCATCAGTGGCTGCCCTGTGGAGATCAACATCCCCAAGTTCATCAAGAACATCGAACGGGGAGAATATCTCGAAGCAGCCCGCACGCTCAAGGAGAGCAGTGCCCTGCCGGCAGTCTGCGGACGTGTATGCCCGCAGGAGAGGCAGTGTGAGAGCCAATGTTTCTATACCCTGAAACTGAAAAAAGAGCCGGTGGCCATCGGTCACCTGGAACGGTTCGCAGCCGATTATGAACGGATGAGCGGCCAGCTCTCCGTGCCGGCCACGGCACCCGCCAACGGCATCAGGATCGCCGTGGTGGGCTCCGGTCCCGCGGGACTGGCATTTGCCGGCGACATGGTAAAGTATGGCTACGACGTCACCGTCTTCGAAGCGCTGCATGAGCTGGGGGGGGTACTCCGCTACGGCATCCCCGAGTTTCGTCTGCCCAACAATATTGTCGACATCGAAATCGAGGGGCTCCGCAAGATGGGGGTGAAATTCGAAACCAACTGCATCATCGGCAAGACCATCTCGCAGGAAGACCTCCGTGAAGAGGGCTACAAGGCCATCTTCGTGGGCAGTGGTGCCGGGCTGCCCAACTTCATGAACATCCCCGGTGAGAACCTGAATGGCATCATGTCCTGCAACGAGTACCTCACCCGTGTCAACCTGATGCAGGCCGCCGACCCGGAGAGCGA
This genomic window from Dysgonomonadaceae bacterium zrk40 contains:
- a CDS encoding sulfide/dihydroorotate dehydrogenase-like FAD/NAD-binding protein, which translates into the protein MNKIVGKEYFSDKVVKFEVEAPLIARSRRAGHFVIVRVGKKGERVPYTIASADPQKGTITLVIQRVGKSSEKVCQLEVGDYITDMVGPLGKATHIEQFGTVVCAGGGVGVAPMLPIIEAMKAAGNKVISVLGARSKDLIILEDQVRAHSDEVIIMTDDGSYGEKGLITQGVEKVIQREKVDLCVTIGPAIMMKFVSQLTKKYEVPTIASLNTIMVDGTGMCGACRVTVGGKTKFVCIDGPEFDAHQVDFDEMLMRLKAYN
- a CDS encoding tetratricopeptide repeat protein, with product MYKIIILLAFFSITLPNLLHGQQSKAQQLVEEGVALHDQGEYEEAMAKYREALAFDPGLIQAVYEMSLTSLELKDYAGAEKYSSEVIASDEKKLAIGAYAVKNEVLLETDRADEAIAFLQEGLEKYGDDYLLHFNLALNYYKQGESGKALTHVRRAIDVDKSHSGAFLLNAYLLNDHGLWVQSILSFQMFLLLEPDSDRSKNAFEELLQTMSIRKSEEPVERSFIQQQMMRNKTVQSNKSEETPPLTPEENLDRSLVYGAITATIDSLQAGDNEADPFLLFTTVNRSIMKVLEAESIGHKEGVLWTYYIPFFTHIEQSDFFETYCRYISVSYYPESLQWWQENEEAAGNFVRWFENGDAS
- the prmA gene encoding 50S ribosomal protein L11 methyltransferase, with amino-acid sequence MQYNQVLFKCDPYSEMITDILSAMLAEIGFESFVRGEDALEAYIPQPLFSQSALQQVLTDLPLEVEISYSIHTLEDKNWNEEWEKNYFKPIVIEDECCIHSSFHQPDKACRYPIVIDPKMSFGTGHHQTTLLILKEILAMELNGKSVLDMGCGTGVLAILAAMKGAAPVTAIDIEEWAYHNAVENVGLNGMTSIRVEQGGAELLGAERYEVIFANINRNILLQDLPRYEAVMEKGGVIVMSGFYLDDLPAIRARANELGLSFDHLREMDRWVATTFVKK
- a CDS encoding CotH kinase family protein — translated: MSLLKSGNLLYLVLILFLGLNSCDDTEKVVLEPKIDSFTLQPEFNNSLDKVVVGEKYGIEIKLVIPHNVSLKNLVVSFQFVGVKVEVNNVEQISNITSNDFSQPVKYKVYGINSEPLEYTVTVTNERLRLPQVYVDVEDHQEYRDDEKGTYKNITLRVLDADNYYTSITDFNAVGEMKGRGNSTWYGVPKKPFRIKLGKKSSLLGMSTDKNWALLANYYDKTLLRNLTAFEISRIAEMSWTPNSISVDYYMNGTYRGVYTLTEHVSVTDERLNMELVSEDDNSGDALTGGYFLELDFHFDEPYKFKTDRKGLPIMFKDPEEPTTNQFNYVRDFFNTAEEVLYSENFTDPVEGYRKYIDVPSFINYYIVQELAKNVDGNLRGSCYMAIRNKGKIEFPLVWDFDLAFGNADYITWEQGATSSEWDGWFIKTQSPWFDRLFQDPQFVGEVKSRWNELKPELDRIPDYISAHADLLDDSQEKNFSPKPIGAGWSITDKQWNTSKIRGSYDKEVEYLIYFVEKRLEWLDTNINALK
- a CDS encoding RNA polymerase sigma factor, translating into MEMNNEETLLEALRNPHTIRQGFADLVAAYSERLYWQIRKMVLSHDDANDILQDVFVKAWTNLENFRGDAKLTTWLYRIAINESITFLNKKRSQNNISIDEDDSFLINVLESDDYFDGDEAALQLQKAILTLPEKQRLVFQMKYFDEIKYDEMSDILGTSVGALKASYHHAVKKIEKFLGEED
- the gltA gene encoding NADPH-dependent glutamate synthase encodes the protein MSDYLQAERAQEWREALRKSMKNKDRTNLPRVQMPEVDPEVRSHTYDEVNLGLTVELATGESHRCLDCVDPTCISGCPVEINIPKFIKNIERGEYLEAARTLKESSALPAVCGRVCPQERQCESQCFYTLKLKKEPVAIGHLERFAADYERMSGQLSVPATAPANGIRIAVVGSGPAGLAFAGDMVKYGYDVTVFEALHELGGVLRYGIPEFRLPNNIVDIEIEGLRKMGVKFETNCIIGKTISQEDLREEGYKAIFVGSGAGLPNFMNIPGENLNGIMSCNEYLTRVNLMQAADPESDTPVHMGRKVAVIGGGNTAMDAVRTARRLGAERAMIVYRRSEEEMPARIEEIKHAKEEGIEFYTLHNPLRYEGDERGRVQRMLLQRMELGAPDQSGRRRPVPIEGATDWLEVDEVIVSVGVSPNPLIPQSFSGLEVTGWGTIVVNQETMQSADEMIYAGGDIVRGGATVILAMGDGRKAAKAMHQHLQQQTS
- a CDS encoding IS982 family transposase, with product MITTDKVIEIFCIADDFCAEYENEIQNHQLQAGGTTKRRNRKTQMSQSEIIAVMVCFHCGTFHNFKNYYLFYICKHMKSYFPNAVSYNRFVELQPRVIVPFMLLLKLFGFGECTGITYVDSTPIKVCHNKRIHSNKVFRDLAQRGKSTMGWFFGFKLHLVCNEKGELLNFSLTKGNVDDRNPDVINVLTKDLFGKLYADKGYISTKLFEMLFDQGVHLVTGIRSNMKNSLMSFRDKILLRKRSVIESINDELKNICQIEHSRHRSTHNFIMNIIAALVAYCFFPKKPSIKFEVEKSSQLTIWG
- a CDS encoding putative transporter; its protein translation is MEWFVELISGSGIAHSILILAVVIAIGLLLGKLKIFGISLGTTWILFFGIFLGHLGLLIEPELLHFLKEFGLILFIFSIGMQVGPSFFSSFKQGGITLNLLASGVVFLGVATTIVIHLLTGLPIATMVGILSGAVTNTPGLGAAQQTFTDATGSTDPTIATAYAVAYPLGVVGIILSLVLFRYIFRINLTQENKRLDQMNDSKQTEAQMFTLNVLNPAIMGKNIRQIKKLIDREFVISRVLHARSGELVVPQTETKLEDGDRVLVVSNLKNIEAIEALIGKRIDMNREEWAKLDSQLVSRRISITRSAVNGRSIGNLRLRNLFGVNITRVNRAGVDLIADTRLELQLGDRVTVVGSEEAIANVEKFLGNSMKRLREPNLISIFIGIALGVLVGSIPFMIPGIPQPVKLGLAGGPLIIAILISKFGPRYKLVTYTTMSANLMLREIGISLFLACVGLGAGGNFVETVVNGGYIWIGYGVIITMLPLLIIGFIGRKVSKLNYFTLMGLLAGSMTDPPALAYANASAGNDVPAVSYATVYPLTMFLRVIMAQLLILIFL